The segment AGGACGAAGGCCACCAAGGCCCATTGGGCGAGCGACAGACCGAGGATCGGCGGGTAGGGGGTGGAGCAGAAGCCGTCGACCTGGAACGCCAGCGGCCACAGCTTGGCCAGGGGCAGGTCGTCGACGATCGGTTGCAGGGTGTCGATGCCGCAGCTGACCATCGGGTTGGCGAGTATATACACATGGTTGCCGGCCGCAACGATTCCGCCCACCGCGCTCAGTACCACCAGCACTTCGAAGACGGTCAGGCTGCGCCGTCCCGGCATGGCCGCGGCAAGGAAGGCGAAGATCGCGATGAACAGCAAGGCGTAACGCTGCAGGATGCACAGCGGGCATGGCGCCTCGCCGAGGACCACCTGCATGTAAAGTGCGCCGCCGATCAGCGCCAGGCAGATCACGCCCAGCAGCACCAGGAAGCGCCGCTCGCGGTTAAGGCGCGATGAGAGTTCGTTCATAGCCGATTCCTTCGAATGGAGAGTGGCAGCGCGGGCTGCCCGACGGGCGCCAAGTCTACACGCTGGAGTGGACCTGTGACTGCATCGAGGAACGGTGAGCGCGGCAATCCATGGATGACCTAGGACCGAGCGGGTCGGTTTCGGTTCAACGCAGCGCGTAAAAAACACGCCAGCCCAAGCGCCGGACAGGGGCAGGCCCCTCGACACTCGGGAGTGAAGGATACAGTGATTAAAGGAGGATTAAAGATGAACGCGGGTGTAAGTGCGTTCATCTCTCTTTATATAGAAGAAGGGTCGGGCCTACGGGGGTTGCTGCCTGTCCCGGCCTTATCGCCGGCAAGCCGGCTCCTACAGGTACAGCGCAAGCTTGGAGGCTGTGCGTACCCTGTAGAAGCCGGCTTGCCGGCGATGAGGCCATCAGCCCCGACCGATCACTCCAACGCTGCCGCCGGCCCGAAGAACTCGTAGCGGCTCTGCCCTTGCGGCACACCAATCGCCTTGAGCTGGCGCTTGATCGCAGCCATGAAGCCCTTCGGCCCAAGGAAGTAGGCATCCACGTCACGCTCGCGCGGCAGCCACTCGGCCAGCAGGTCCTGGCTCAGCAGGCCCACGGCATCGGCCTGGTTGGCCGGGTCTTCGGCGTAGCAGTAAAAGCGCTTGAGCTGCGGGTGACGCGCCGCCAGGTCATCGACCCAGTCGCGGAACGCATGCACCGCACCGTCGCGCGCGCAGTGAATGAAGTGCACCGGGCGCTCGGTCTTGAGCGCGGCTTCGAGCATGGCCAGGGTCGGGGTAATGCCCACGCCGCCACTGATCAGCACCAGCGGCTTGTCGCTGGCGGCCAGGGTGAAGTCGCCGGCCGGCGGGAACAGTTGCAGGGTGTCGCCCACCATCAGTTCGTCATGCAGATAGTTGGAGACCTTGCCGCCGGCCTCACGCTTGACGCTGATGCGGTACTGCTCGCCATCGCACAGAGCCGACAGCGAATAGTTGCGGCGCTGCTCGGCGCCATCGATGTCCAGCTTCAGGCCGATGTACTGGCCGGGTTCGGCCTTGAGCACCGGTTTGCCGTCCACCGGGGCAAGGTAGAACGAGACGATCTCGCGGCTTTCCTGCTCGCGGCGCACCAAGCGGAATTCGCGGGTACCGCGCCAGCCGCCGACCGCTTGTTCCTTCTGCTGGTACAGGTTCTCTTCGGCGCCGATGAGGATGTCGGCCAGTTGGCCGTAGGCGCCAGCCCAGGCCGCGATCACTTCGGGGGTGGCGATTTCCTTGCCCAGCACTTCCTCGATGGCGCGCAGCAGGCACTTGCCGACGATCGGATAGTGCTCGGGGAGAATCTGCAGGGCCACGTGCTTGTTGATGATCTGCCCGACCAGACCGCCGAGCTGCTCCAACTGGTCGATGTGCCGGGCGTACATCAGCACGCCGTTGGCCAGCGCGCGCGGCTGGTCGCCGCTGGCCTGGTGGGCCTGGTTGAACAGCGGGCGTACCTCGGGGTACTCGCTGAGCATCATCTTGTAGAAGTGGGTGGTCAGTGCCTCGCCGCCGCTTTCCAGCAGGGGCACGGTGGCTTTGATGATTGCACGTTGTTCGGCATTGAGCATTGCGACAACTCCTGAGCCTTTGGCTTCGAATGATTGCCTTGTGTATTTCAGCAATCGTGCCAACTTCAAAAGCCAATGAATTCAGGGGCTTGATCTGTCGAGTGTCAAAATGACACGGGCAAGCGTATAGTCATAACGACCAACAGGAGTCCATATGACTGCAAAACCCCTGCTCACCGCCCTGCTCCCCCTGGTCAGCGACCTGTCCTGCGACCTGCCCGACCAGGAGCGCTACCGCCGCCTGTTGCAAGCCATGCGCGGCCTGCTGCCTTGCGATGCCGCGGCATTGCTGCGCCTGGACGGCGAATGGCTGGTGCCGCTGGCGGTGGACGGATTGTCGGCGGACACCCTCGGCCGGCGCTTCCGGGTCAGCGAGCACCCACGCTTCCAGGTGCTGCTGGGCAACCCCGAACCCACCCGTTTCCCCAGCGACAGCCCGTTGCCCGACCCCTACGACGGTTTGGTCAATGCCGAGCACGTCGACCTGGAGGTACACGACTGCATGGGCTGCCCGTTGATGGTCGACGAGCAGCCCTGGGGCCTGCTGACCCTCGATGCACTCACCCCCGGGCAGTTCCAGAGCCTGGAGCTGGATGCCCTGCAAGCCTTCGCCAGCCTGGCCGCTGCCACCGTGACCGTGGCCGAGCGCATCGAGCACCTGGCCCTGCGCGCCGAGGACGAGCACCAGCGCGCCGAGGTGTACCGCCAGGCCAGCGGCCAGGACCGCGAGTTGATCGGCCAGAGCAAGGCGCACAAGCACCTGGTGGAAGAGATCCGCCTGGTCGGCGGCAGCGACCTGACCGTGCTGATCACCGGCGAGACCGGTGTGGGCAAGGAGCTGGTGGCCCAGGCCCTGCACCGCGCCAGCCAGCGCGCCGACAAGCCGCTGATCAGCCTGAACTGCGCCGCGCTGCCCGACACCCTGGTTGAGAGCGAGCTGTTCGGCCATGTGCGCGGCGCCTTCACCGGCGCCCATGGCGAGCGGCGCGGCAAGTTCGAGCTGGCCAATGGCGGTACCTTGTTCCTCGACGAAGTCGGCGAGCTGCCGCTGGCGGTGCAGGCCAAGCTGCTGCGAGTTCTGCAAAGCGGGCAGTTGCAGCGCCTGGGCTCGGACCGTGAACACCAGGTGGACGTGCGCCTGATCGCCGCCACCAACCGCGACCTGGCCGAAGAGGTGCGCAGCGGCCAGTTTCGCGCCGACTTCTATCACCGCCTGAGCGTGTACCCCCTGCAAGTGCCGCCGCTGCGCGAACGGGGCCGTGACGTGCTGTTGCTGGCGGGCTACTTTCTGGAGCAAAACCGCTCGCGCCTGGGCCTGGGCAGCTTGCGGCTGTCTGCCGAGGCCCAGCAGGCGCTGCTGGCCTACCAGTGGCCTGGCAACGTGCGCGAACTGGAGCACCTGATCGGGCGCTCGGCGCTGAAAGCGCTGGGGCAGCATGGGCAGCGACCGAAGATTCTTACCCTTGAAGCAGCCGACCTGGACGTGCGCAGTGTCGTGCCGGCTGCAACCGTGGCCGCCCCGCCCGTGCAAGCTAACCTGACGTTGCCCGAAGGCGGGTTGCGTGAGGCCGTGGATGAGTACCAGCGCCAAGTGGTTGAAGAATGCCTGAAGCGCCATGGCGACAATTGGGCAGCCGCCGCCCGGGAGCTGGGGCTGGACCGGGCGAACCTGAGCCGGTTGGCCAAGCGCTTGGGGCTGCGCTGAAAAAGCATCGCCGGCAAGCCGGCTCCTACAGGTACAGCGCAAGCTCGAAGGCTGTGCGCCCCCTGTAGGAGCCGGCTTGCCGGCGATACGGCCCTGACAGGCATTAGCATTCCCCGGTTACAACTTCACCTAAAGCCACTGGCCCCCAGGCCGATAACCCGGCATCCTCCCCGACATTTAATACCGAAGGTCGCCCATGGCCACGCAAAACGCCCGCGCGGACTCGCTGTCCCTGCTGCTGTTCACCCTGCGCAGCGGCAAGCTGATGGCAATCAACCTGCTCAAGGTCAGCGAAATCATCCCCTGCCCGCCGCTGACCAAGCTGCCCGAGGCGCACCCGCACGTCAAAGGCGTGGCCACCCTGCGCGGCAACTCGCTGTCGGTCATCGACCTGTCCCGCGCCATCGGTGAAATGCCCCTGGCCGACCCCGACGGCGGCTGCCTGATCGTCACCGAGATCAGCCGCTCGCGCCAGGGCCTGCACGTGCAGGCGGTGAGCCGCATCGTGCATTGCCTGAGCACCGACATCAAACCGCCACCGTTCGGCTCGGGCAACCGCTCGTTCATCACTGGCGTAACGCGGGTCGACAACACCCTGGTGCAGGTACTGGACATCGAAAAGGTCATCCACGGCATCGCCCCGCCACAGCCCGAGCCGCACCCCGGCGAGGTTGGCGAAGAGGACGCAAGCCTGCTGGCTGCAGCCAACATTCTGGTGGTGGACGACAGCCAGGTGGCGCTGCAACAGTCGGTGCACACCCTGCGCAACCTGGGCATCGAGTGCCACACCGCGCGCAGTGCCAAGGATGCGATCAACGTGTTGCTGGAGCTGCAAGGCACCGAGCGGGAGATCAACATCATCGTCTCGGACATCGAAATGTCCGAAATGGACGGCTTCGCCTTTACCCGCACCCTGCGCGAAACCCCGGACTTTCAGCACCTCTATATTTTGCTGCACACCTCGCTGGACAGCGCCATGAGCGGCAACAAGGCCAAAGAGGCCGGGGCCAACGCCATCCTCACCAAGTTCAGCTCGCCAGAGCTGACCGACTGCCTGGTGGTGGCGGCCCGCGCTGTGGTGTTTGCCGAGCGCTGATATATTCAGCGACAAACTCCCCGGCTTGCTGCCGGGGAACGTTCGGTCATAATTCGCGCCCCTCGCAGCCAACGGCGGACCCGCACATGAAATACCTCAGTTCCCTGCTGATCACCTGCGCGCTGTTCAGCGGCGCGGCTCACGCCTCCAGCACCCAAGCCTGGAACGACCAGCGCCAGCACATGCTCAAGGCCTGCCTGAAGGCCAGCCAGTTCAAGGACGCCCACGCCCTGGGCAAGCCTGCCGAATTCGACGACCAGGTCGGCTACAGCGCCCTGCTGATCGAAGGCGTGTACCCGCAAAAGCACATGAACAACGCCACCGGTACCGAGCTGTGCCTGTACGACCGTCAGCGCCAGCAAGCTTTCGTCACCGAGTGGGCGGCCGGCAAGTGAGCGACAGCATCCGTTTTGCCTGTACCGGCTGCGGCAAGTGCTGCACCGGCCACCATGTCCCCCTGACCCTCGCCGAAGCGGGCCAATGGGCGCGCGCCGGGGGCCAGGTGATCGTGCTGGTCGAAGGCTTCATGGCCGATGGCCTGGGCATGCCGCCGGAGCAGCGCGATCACGTGCTGCGCCGCTCCCACCCGGTGCCCTGCGGTACCGGCGAGCTGCGCGTGTCGGTGACCTTCGCCGCCTTCAACCCGGGGCGCTGCCGCAACCTGGACGCCGACGACCTGTGCACCATCTATGAAAGCCGCCCGCTGGTGTGCCGCATCTACCCGGCCGAAATCAACCCGCACCTGCCGCTGCGCCCCGAGGGCAAGGACTGCCCGGCCGAGGCCTGGGAGCAAGGGCCTGAACTGATCCATGGCGGGCTGTTGCAGGATGCCGAGCTGCGCGGGCTGATCGAGGCCTCGCGCCAGGCCGACCGTGAGGATATCGCCAACAAGGTCGCCATCTGCCAGGCCCTGGGGATCACCACCAGCGCGCTGAAGGGCAACGGATTTACCGCCTGGCTGCCGGACATGGGGGCGTTTGCATCGGCGTTGGAGGCAGTGTCTGTGGATAACCCTGCGCAGTGGCAGGTGCATGTGGTGGATGGCGAGCTGGCCGGCAGCCTGCAAGGTCATGGCTTGCAGACGACTGCCCAAACCCCGGTGTATTACGCCTTCATCGGCTTCTGAGCCAAACGCTCGCACAGCTAATGCGCTTGGTCAGGGCCGGCTCCTGCACAGGCCACCTGCCTTTGGGTCATCATTGGCACCTGCGCCAGAACTCATCCGCCAAGCGCCGCAAATCCTGCGCCAGGTGCGCCACATCACTGGCGCTGCCATGGCTGCGCTGCCCCACCTGCACTGTCGCCTCGCTGGCCTGGCGGATGCTGATGATGTTGCGGTTGATGTTCTCACTGACCTGGCTCTGCTGCTCCACGGCCGCGGCGATCTGCAAACTCATTTCGTTGATCTGGTTGACCCGCACGCTGATGCTGTCCAGCGCATCGCTGGCCAGTTGCGCCTGCTCGACGCTTTGCCCGGCATGGGCGCTGCTCTGGCGCATCACCTGCACGGCGGCGCGGGCGCCGTCCTGCAGGGCGCTGATCATGTGCTGGATGTCGTGGGTGGACTGCGCAGTACGCTGGGCCAGGCCACGCACTTCATCGGCCACCACCGCAAAACCTCGGCCCTGGTCACCGGCCCGCGCCGCTTCGATGGCGGCGTTGAGCGCCAGCAGATTGGTCTGCTCGGCAATACCGCGGATCACGTCGAGCACCCCGGAAATCTCGCTACTGTGGCTTTCCAGTTGCTGGATCACCTCGCCGGCCTCTACCAGCGAGCCGGCCAGGTCCTGTATCGCGCAGCGGTTACGGTCCACCAGTCGGTGCCCGGCCTGGGTCTCGCCTTCGGCCTGATCGGCAGCCATCGAGGCCATCTGGGCACTGCTGGCCACTTGGGCAACGCTAGCGCTCATCTGGTGGATGGCAGTGGCCACCTGGTCGGCCTCGCTCTGCTGCTCCAGGCTGTTGGCATGGCTGCTGTGCAGCGCCTCCACAAGCGAGCCGGAATGCCCGGCCAGGCGTGATGAGGTATCGCCGATACGCCCCACCACAGCCCCCAACTGCGCCTTGAGCATGCGCATGGCGAACTCGATCTGGCCCAGGCCATCACGCCGGCCTGTATATAAAAGCTGGCTCAACGGGTTGTCGGCAATCGCCAGGGCCTGCCGGCGCAGGCGCTCATAGGGGCGCAGCAACAGCAGGATGGCAATGCCGGCAAGGCCCGCCACGGCAAGTACTTCGGCCAGTGAAACCAGCAGCGGCGCCCCTGCCCACCATTGGCCCACACCGATCACCAACGCAGCAACCCCCGCCACCGTCAGTGACAGCCGCGTTGCCAGGCCAACGACCGGCAGGCGCTCGCGCCAGCTGCTGCGCCCTTCGCGCAGCCGTGCGTAGCAGGCCTCGGCTGCCGCCACCTGTTCCCTGCCGGGCTTGGTGCGCACCGACTGGTACTCCAGCGCCTGCCCACCACTGCTGATGGGCGAAACAAACGCACTGACCCAGTAATGGTCACCGTTCTTGCAGCGGTTCTTCACCAGCCCCATCCACGAACGCCCACCTTTGAGCGCCTGCCACATCTGCGCGAAGGCCTGGGGCGGCATGTCCGGGTGACGGACCAGGTGGTGGGGCTGGCCCAGCAGCTCGTCATGGGTAAAGCCGCTGACCTGCATGAACACGTCGTTGGCGTAGGTGATGCGGCTGTCCAGGTCGGTGGTGGAAAGGATGTTGGCATCGCCGGGGTAATCCACTTCGCGACCGGTAACGGGCAAATTGCACTTCATCGGAGGCTCTCGTTGTTGTACGGGACAATCGGCAGGGCGCTCGAGATTAGTGGCAATTGGCAATCATTTTTTGATCTGGCTCAATCATTTGTAGGTCAGGGTGAAGCTCAGCGAGGCGTTGGCCACGCCAGCCGTGGGCGCGCGACTGCCCAACTGGATGTAGCGGGCAGAAAACGGCATATCGAAGTCGCCGTCGGTGAGTTGGACGATAGGCAACTCCTCGGAGAGCCGAATGGGGGTCTGGTCCCGCTGCAATACCTGAACGCCCACCCCGCTTGCGTCGGAGTCGGCATTCAGCCCGATGATCCCGCGCAGGGCATCCACCACCGGTGAGCCATTGCGCGGGTCCAGCCGCAGGTAGGCGGTCGGGAAGTTGCCTGGTACCGAGCCACCGACGCAATCAGCCAAGGAGATGACGAAGTCCCGGGCGTCGGTAAAGCTGCCCTGCCCCTTGAACTGCTCAACCTGCCAGGTGCCCAGCGGCACCCGAACCTGCTTCGAGGGCGAGCCCGGCAAACCGCACTGCGCAACGCTCAGCGTGCCGGCAGAAAACCCGAACTCCAGCACCCGTCCGCTACGACTGCTGGTGAACTAGGCCAAGACATGCCCTGCCAGCGGCTGCGGGCCCATGGCAGGCTCGATGGGGCCGGTCTTGATCAGCCGGTACCTGTACTTGAGCGACGTGAAGAAAGGTACCCGGATGGTTGTGCCCCACTCCACCGGCCTGACGATCTCGCGGTGCGGTACTCCCCAGCCCACATACCCCTGGCCAGGGATGAACTGCCAGTGGTCACTGGGCCCCGCAGAGCCCAGGCTCGCATCCACCACCAGTCCTACGCCGGGAATACGCGTGTGCAGAAGGACTTCCCCGGGGCGCACCCAAGAGGAGCCCTCTTCCTGGGCCAAGGGTGTGCTGACCTCAAAGGTGGTTTCGTCGGGGCAGTTGATTCTTTCCGGCGCGAAAGTCACCGACCGGTACATGGTAGTGGGTGATAGATGACAGCCCCCAGCGGAGCATCCCGCCCAACCACCAGATGGCCTGGATCGAGGGAGATGCGATGAAAGTATCCGGGCGGGAAATTGCAGGCCAACACCTGCAACGGCAGGCACAGGCCAGCCAGCACTACCAGTTTGCGCAAATACATGTTGCTACGCCTCCGAGGTAAGTAACCGGTTCAGACTCATTTGTAGGTCAGGGTGAACCCTACCGATGCATTGGCCACGCCACCGACGGGGGCATCCTTGCCAATCTGAATGTATCGAGCTGCCATGGGTATCTGGATGTCGCCGTTTTGCATACGGATCATCTGCACTTCTTCGGTCAACGGCATTGGCGACAGGTCAGCCTTTAGCACCTGCACACCGACACCGGTGGCGTCAGAATCACTATTGAGTCCGAGAATGCCGCGCTGGGCATCCAGCACGCTGGAGCCATTGCGTGGGTCCAGGCGCAAACTGGCAAAGTTCGGATTGATCGACAGCGTCCCCGCCTGGCAGTCCCGCAGCGGGATACTGAATGGACTGTGCTCGGTGACACTCCCTTCACTGCTGAACTGCTTGGTGTTCCAGGTACCCATAGGCACGCTGATCTGGGTGCCAGGGGCGCTCGGCAAACCGCACAGGGCGATATTGATCGAGCCGCCAGTAAACACCATCTCCAGCACTTTGCCAGCAGTGTGGTGATTGAACTCGGCCAGGGTATGACCCGCCAGGGATTGCGGCCCCATGCCAGGGTCGATGGGGCCGGTCTTGATGATGCGATACCTCAAGTGGGTCATTTTGATCAACGACGTGACTCTCTCGCCGGTCAGCGTCAGATGGTGGGGCACACCGAACCCCATAGCCCCGAGCCCAGGCACTACCGTCCACATTTCGGGAGCACCAGAAATCGCCAGGATATGGGCCGAGACCACGACACCGATGCCCGGTATCCGGGTTTGCAGGATGACCTCACCGGGTGGCACCAGGGATGAATTGAAGAGTTTCGGCATGGGTGAGTCCACATCGAAGCGCGTGCCGAGTGCGCAACGTATGTAGTTACTTGAAAAAGCCACCTGATCGGAACGCAATGGCCTGATCTCGCTGCCAATCGGCGCATCCCGCCCGACGAACAGATCGCCGGGGTTCACCTCCTGACGAAAGAAGAATCCAGCCGGAAAATCGCAGGCCAGTACCTGCAGGGGCAGACACAGCCCAACCGCCGCTATCGTCTTGCGTACTGCCATGGTTGCTCTACCTCGGTTCGGTGATGCGTGAAATTTGTCACTTGTAAGTCAGGGTGAATCCCACCGAGGCATTGGCCACACCACCCACGGGGGCATCCTTGCCGGTCTGGATATAGCGGGCGCCCATGGGGATCTGGATGTCGCCGTTCTGCATACGCACCATCTGCACCTCCTGAGTGAGCGGCATCGGTGTAAGGTCGGCCTTGAGCACTTGAACAGCCACCCCCTTGGCATCGGAGTCACTGTTCAGCCCAAGCAGGCCACGTTGAGCATCCAGCACGCTGGAACCGTTACGTGGGTCCAGGCGCAGATGGGCGAATTGCTGATTACCTGGCAAAGAGCCACCCTGGCAGGCCTGCAGCGGCACGATGAAAGCCTTTGCATCGGTGTAGCTGCCCTCGCCACTGAACTGGTTGGTACGCCATGCCCCCATGGGTACCGTGACCTGGGTGCCCGGGGCACCAGGCAGTCCACACATGGCCACGTTTATCGAGCCACTGGCGAGCACCATCTCCAGCACCTTGCCGCTGCCAGCGTGGTTGAACTCGGCCAGGGTATGCCCGGCCAGCGGCTGAGGCCCCATGTCAGGTTCAATCGGCCCAATCTTGATGATTCGATAGTACAGGCGCGTAGAAATGATGTTGGCATTGCGCGGGTCGGTCGGGGTACCGACAAAAGTCACCGAGTGAGGAACACCGAAGCCTTGATAACCCTGCGCAGGTACGAACGACCAGTGATCGAGGAAGCTGCCTCCGGTCATGTGTGCAGACACCACGATGCCAATGCCCGGAATGCGACTTTGCAAGATGACCTCGCCAGGTGGCACCAGGGGTGAATTGACAATTTTGGCCAGGGGCGTGCCAACGGTAAAAAATGAGCCGACAGGGCAACCGATATGCGTTGGATTGAACCGCGCGCTTTCAAAGGTCCAGGCCTTGATTACCGCACCCTCAGGTACATCCCGCCCCACATAGAGATCGCCGGGGTGTACCTCCTGGCGAAACAGGAAACCTGCCGGAAAATTACAGGCCCATGCATTGAGCGGTCCCCACAACAAGACTGCCAGCCCGCACCGAACCATCCGTTTGTAATAACTTCGCATCGTTTCTGCTTCCGATAAGTGTGCAAATTACCGTCACGTCCGACCAGAGCTCTGGACGTTCATCGCCACATCGCCGGCCCGACAGACACCACTCACCTGCCGATACCCAATCTCTGGCGTCTCTCCCGCCAGCGCCAGCAACACCTGGCACTGCTGATCCCCCATGCGCCCCCAGCGTACGGTCACCGCTCCCGCCTCGCCTTCGAACGCCAGCAACACCTGCCCCCCAGGCCCGACCACACCTACCGTTCGTTGCTGACCATCCACCACCTGTGCCCCGAACGGCGGCAAGCTGCCGTCCTCCAGGCGCAGGTTCAACAACACCTTCTCCACCCGCTGCGCGGCGAACTCGGCCTTGACCACCGCGCCCCGGCGCGGCACTACATTGGTCACGCCGTTTTCGATCTCGGTGCTGTGGTCCAACCCGCTGGTGTCGAGGCTCACACGGTTCTTGCGGTACGGCGTGAGGTAGGGAATCAGCGCGTAGCCGCTGCTGTCAGTACGCGTGCCCGGCGCGTTGGCCAGGCCCACGCCCGGCGTATCGGCCACATGCACCAGGCCCAGGGTTTCGCCCAGGGTCTGGCCCAGTGCGACCCCGCCACTGTGGGCCAGCAACGACCCCGAAGCACTGACGTTGACCTGCTGGTAACGCTCGCCGGCACTCACCCCCGCGCCCAGTTGGGCAAACGGCGCCAGGTAGTTGAGCGAGGCCGAGCCGCTGCCGCCGGAACGCTCGGCATGGCTGGCATCCACTGCGTAATTGAGGTGACCGGAACGCCCCCGATAACCGGCACGCTGGTCGTAGCTGCCGTCGTTGTTGCGGGTCAGCGCCAGGGTGCCGCTGCTGCCGCCACCCAGGGGAATCGACACGTTGAAGCTGATGAAACTGGACTGGCCGTAGGAGTCCACCAGGCTCTTGCTGGCGTACAGGCCGTAACTGACCCCGCGATGCACGGTGTTGACGCCCAGCTGCAACTGGCGTTCACGCCGCGAAGTGTTCCAGTAGTCCTGCTGGCTGAGGTTCAGGTACAGCGAGGTGCTGCCGAAGTTCTGGTTGATACTGGCCTGCACCCGGCTGCGTTTGGTCATGCGATTGAAGTCATCACCCTGGTGCTGCCATACCGCTTCGCTGAAATCGCGGTAGCCCTCGGTGGAATAGCGGTAGCCGGCGAAGCGCACCGAGGTGCCGGTGGCGAAGGCCTTGCCGTAGCGGATGCCATAGCTGCGGCCCTGATCGGTGCGCCCGTCTCGGCCCTCGGTGCGCGCCTGGGTCACATCCAGCGAAATGGCGCCGAGGCTGCCCAGGTTCTTGCCCAGGCCCAGTTGCGTGGCGCGGTAGAAGTCGTTGCCCAGCAGGCCGCCGGACAGGGTGTAGTCATAGGGCAGGCCGTAGGCCAGCGTGGCCTGGGCCAACCCCGGGCGATTGCCGTTTTCGTCGGCGGCGTTGTACTCGCCGAAGGTCAGGCCATAGCGCCAGGTGTTCTCGCGCAGCAGGTTGCCTAGCGTCGCGTAGGGCTGGGTGAAACGCCGCTCACGGCCGTCCGCTTCGGTGATGATCACTTCCAGGTCGCCGCTGCCGCTGGAGGCATTGAGGTCGTTGATCTCGAACGGCCCGGGCGGCACATAGGTGGTGTACAGCGAATAGCCGTTATGGCGCACCTCGACCCGCGCACGGGTTTCGGCCACGCCACGGATCACCGGCGCATAGCCCTGCATCGAGTCGGGCAACATGCCGATGTCGCTGGCCAGCTGCACGCCGCGAAACGGCAGGCTGTCGAACACGTCGCCAGCGGTGAAACTCTCGCCCAGGGTGAAGGTGCCGAGGCTGCCGGGCAGGTCGGTTTGCGCGTAGCTGGTCGAGCGCTGCCACTGGCGGCGGTTGTTCTGGTCCTGGGTGTAGCTGCCATTGGAGCGCAGGCGCCAACCGGCGAGGTTGAGGCCGCCGTTCAGGTACAGGCTGAACTGGTTGTGGTCGCCCTGCCCTGCCGTGTACCCCTGCGAGCCGGTGAACTGGTAGTTGAGCAAGCCTGCGTTGATGCCGGCGTCCCATTCTTCCGGTGCCACGTAGCCCGCTGCGTCACGGCGCAGGGCCACCTGCGGCACACTGATGTCCAGTGCCAGGTAGGCCGGGTCGAAAGTGACAAGGGCACCTTCGACCGCCTGCTGCAGGTCGACGCACTCCAGCGTGTCCAGCTCGCGCTGGTCGATGAACGCCGCCAGCTTCACGCCCATGGCCTCGAGCATCGCCGGGCTCAGGCAGGCGCGCACCTCGCCGTTGCCGGCATCGTCAAAGCGCAGTTCGCGGCGGTCGTAGAAGCTCTGGTTCAGGCGGATGGTCACCTGGTGCAGGCCTGGCGGAACCTGGGCGTTGTGGGCGATAGCCTCGAGGTCCAGGTTGGGGCCGGCCGAGCCGCCGCCAAAGGGCTGCATGAAGCTGCTGTCGAACATCGCCGCCTGGGCAACCGGCAAGCCGGCACCGAACACACAGGCAAGCAGGGTCGGGCCGCAGGCGCTGAGCCTGCGGCAGGAAGAATTGGGCATTACAGTTACTCGATCAGAGGGCAGGCGCCAGTCAGCGCGTAGCGGTAAGGCTGACCCGTTCGGGCTTGGTGTAGCCGCCGTAGTCGTTGATCACCGAAAACTCGACGCTGTTCGGCGTCCAGCCCAGGCGCGGGGCGATGGCGTACTGGCGGGTGGAGAACGGCGCCACCATCACCGGCTTGTCGATTTCGCTGTCGCGCCCGCCGTCGGCCACCTTGATATGGATGAACGACACATGGAACGGCGTTGGGTTGTGCACCTGCAGGCGTGGCTCGCCGGCCTCCTGGCGGATGGCCCATTCCAGCCGTGGCAGGGCTTCGAGCAGGCTGCCCTGCAAGCCCTTGGGGCGGTAGAACAGTTTGATGCGGGTGCGCAGGGCGATCTTCAGGGTGTTGCCGTCGTCGTTGCTGGCGGCTGGGATT is part of the Pseudomonas fakonensis genome and harbors:
- a CDS encoding fimbrial protein codes for the protein MAVRKTIAAVGLCLPLQVLACDFPAGFFFRQEVNPGDLFVGRDAPIGSEIRPLRSDQVAFSSNYIRCALGTRFDVDSPMPKLFNSSLVPPGEVILQTRIPGIGVVVSAHILAISGAPEMWTVVPGLGAMGFGVPHHLTLTGERVTSLIKMTHLRYRIIKTGPIDPGMGPQSLAGHTLAEFNHHTAGKVLEMVFTGGSINIALCGLPSAPGTQISVPMGTWNTKQFSSEGSVTEHSPFSIPLRDCQAGTLSINPNFASLRLDPRNGSSVLDAQRGILGLNSDSDATGVGVQVLKADLSPMPLTEEVQMIRMQNGDIQIPMAARYIQIGKDAPVGGVANASVGFTLTYK
- a CDS encoding fimbrial protein, whose product is MRSYYKRMVRCGLAVLLWGPLNAWACNFPAGFLFRQEVHPGDLYVGRDVPEGAVIKAWTFESARFNPTHIGCPVGSFFTVGTPLAKIVNSPLVPPGEVILQSRIPGIGIVVSAHMTGGSFLDHWSFVPAQGYQGFGVPHSVTFVGTPTDPRNANIISTRLYYRIIKIGPIEPDMGPQPLAGHTLAEFNHAGSGKVLEMVLASGSINVAMCGLPGAPGTQVTVPMGAWRTNQFSGEGSYTDAKAFIVPLQACQGGSLPGNQQFAHLRLDPRNGSSVLDAQRGLLGLNSDSDAKGVAVQVLKADLTPMPLTQEVQMVRMQNGDIQIPMGARYIQTGKDAPVGGVANASVGFTLTYK
- a CDS encoding fimbria/pilus outer membrane usher protein, with amino-acid sequence MPNSSCRRLSACGPTLLACVFGAGLPVAQAAMFDSSFMQPFGGGSAGPNLDLEAIAHNAQVPPGLHQVTIRLNQSFYDRRELRFDDAGNGEVRACLSPAMLEAMGVKLAAFIDQRELDTLECVDLQQAVEGALVTFDPAYLALDISVPQVALRRDAAGYVAPEEWDAGINAGLLNYQFTGSQGYTAGQGDHNQFSLYLNGGLNLAGWRLRSNGSYTQDQNNRRQWQRSTSYAQTDLPGSLGTFTLGESFTAGDVFDSLPFRGVQLASDIGMLPDSMQGYAPVIRGVAETRARVEVRHNGYSLYTTYVPPGPFEINDLNASSGSGDLEVIITEADGRERRFTQPYATLGNLLRENTWRYGLTFGEYNAADENGNRPGLAQATLAYGLPYDYTLSGGLLGNDFYRATQLGLGKNLGSLGAISLDVTQARTEGRDGRTDQGRSYGIRYGKAFATGTSVRFAGYRYSTEGYRDFSEAVWQHQGDDFNRMTKRSRVQASINQNFGSTSLYLNLSQQDYWNTSRRERQLQLGVNTVHRGVSYGLYASKSLVDSYGQSSFISFNVSIPLGGGSSGTLALTRNNDGSYDQRAGYRGRSGHLNYAVDASHAERSGGSGSASLNYLAPFAQLGAGVSAGERYQQVNVSASGSLLAHSGGVALGQTLGETLGLVHVADTPGVGLANAPGTRTDSSGYALIPYLTPYRKNRVSLDTSGLDHSTEIENGVTNVVPRRGAVVKAEFAAQRVEKVLLNLRLEDGSLPPFGAQVVDGQQRTVGVVGPGGQVLLAFEGEAGAVTVRWGRMGDQQCQVLLALAGETPEIGYRQVSGVCRAGDVAMNVQSSGRT
- a CDS encoding fimbrial biogenesis chaperone; the protein is MFRTHSHRWLAGALLLALLPTAQAGVTLSGTRIIFDASKRDASITAGNGTDKPYAVQAWINTEEDDHAISAPFIATPPLFRLDAMKEQMVRIVPTAHNLPTDRESVFYFNAQEIPAASNDDGNTLKIALRTRIKLFYRPKGLQGSLLEALPRLEWAIRQEAGEPRLQVHNPTPFHVSFIHIKVADGGRDSEIDKPVMVAPFSTRQYAIAPRLGWTPNSVEFSVINDYGGYTKPERVSLTATR